The Phoenix dactylifera cultivar Barhee BC4 chromosome 12, palm_55x_up_171113_PBpolish2nd_filt_p, whole genome shotgun sequence genome has a window encoding:
- the LOC120112810 gene encoding zinc finger A20 and AN1 domain-containing stress-associated protein 11-like yields MAQREELQVPKTLTLCINNCGFYGNPATNNMCQACFQAAGFASPLLPSRSSHEKASSAPAQSLDPAAEAGRGGAEGPAAKADAAAAVVSPARRVSRCAGCRKRVGLTGFRCRCGSREGSQRPPPNNPVGRVTPPSTHSRDRKASI; encoded by the coding sequence ATGGCCCAGAGAGAGGAGCTCCAGGTCCCGAAGACTCTCACCCTCTGCATCAACAACTGCGGCTTCTACGGCAACCCCGCCACCAACAACATGTGCCAAGCCTGCTTCCAGGCAGCCGGATTCGCCTCCCCCTTGCTGCCCTCCCGCTCCAGCCACGAGAAAGCCAGCTCCGCCCCGGCTCAGTCGCTGGATCCGGCAGCGGAAGCAGGGAGGGGAGGTGCGGAGGGGCCGGCGGCCAAGGCTGATGCTGCCGCCGCGGTGGTGTCGCCGGCGAGGCGGGTGAGCCGGTGCGCGGGTTGCCGGAAGAGGGTGGGGCTTACGGGGTTCCGGTGCCGGTGCGGAAGCAGGGAGGGAAGCCAACGACCCCCTCCAAACAACCCTGTCGGAAGGGTCACTCCTCCCTCAACCCATTCCAGAGATCGGAAAGCATCTATTTAA